The genomic region TAGACTGTCGGCCATGGCGAAGTGGACACCAACACACGAGGCACCCGAGCCCCTTGAGGGGCCCGTCGTCGCCACGATCACCGGCGGCACGATCCTCTGGTTCGTCCTCTTCCTGGTACAGCTCCCCTTCTACGGCTGGTTCGACGACCACGGGCACCTGTGGTGGCTCTGGACCTGCGCGGCCGGGGCCGGTCTCGGGCTGATCGGTATCTGGTACGTACGGGGCCGGGACGCCGCACTCAAGCGGGCCGCGGCCGGTGGCGGCGGTTCCACGGACGGTGGCGGGCCCACGACCGGCAGCGGACCGGCATCCGGCAGTGGTCCGGCGTCCGGCGGCGGATCCACAGCCGCCGGAGGGGCCGCGTCCGCGTAAGGGGCTGGACCCGGCTGCGGGTCTGTACAACGGCAGGACGATCCGTCTCCTCCCGAGGTCTGATCTTCCGT from Streptomyces sp. NBC_01267 harbors:
- a CDS encoding DUF2530 domain-containing protein codes for the protein MAKWTPTHEAPEPLEGPVVATITGGTILWFVLFLVQLPFYGWFDDHGHLWWLWTCAAGAGLGLIGIWYVRGRDAALKRAAAGGGGSTDGGGPTTGSGPASGSGPASGGGSTAAGGAASA